The genomic window TGGTCATTTGAAGAAATCCGTCCATTGTGCCTATAGGATAACCACCCAAAGCACGAACTCGTTCAGCCAACGCATCAATATTTTCTGTTAACGCTTGGTAATGTTCTTCCCAGAGTTCATGCAGACTACGAAATTGAGGTCCAACCACATCCCAATGGTACTTTTTGGTTTTTACTAAAAGGAGGTAAGAATCTGCTAAATCTTGATTTAACAAATTAATTACACCTTGACGCTGTTCTTGTGTTAAACCAATGTTGATAGTACGCATTGCTTTTAATTCCTAAGCTCACTTATATACTAAATTCACAAATATTACGCATTATTTACATCAATCAAAGGAAAGATTATAAAATAGCAATTTACTATAACTAAAGTCGCAGCAGATGTCTTAATATCTAAATAAGCAAGAGATTTGTTAATCTGGTATTTTAAAATTACTTTCAATATTTACTAAACAATTCAAAGTACAAATAGCCCCCTCCCTGCTTGCGGGGAGGGGGTTGGGGGTGGGGTTCTTGTACCTCACTAAGAGGATGTTTGAAAAGTCTTGATTGATGTATCAAATATTTTTTTACCCCTCCCTAACCCTCCCCTTATAAAGGGGAGGGAACTAGATTTTTCTTGTTTCCCACCTTTACAAGGGGGGATTAAGGGGGGTAATAATGTAATTAAAATCACAGCAAACCCCTTTCCAAACACGCTCTAAAGCGAGAACCGCTATTAGGTCATCAAATTTGAATTGAGGGATAAGCTTTTTTTGTAGTAAGGACTTCAGTCCTTAGAAAAATCAGGACTAAAGTCCTTACTACGAACGGTCAAAACTAACTTGATAGATTACTAGTTACTGATTACCTGTAACTTTTTCCAAGAAACTCTTAACTTCATCCTCTACAGAAGTAGCACTCTGGGAATTTTCTGGACGCTTCATCTTATCTATATCAGCAGCACCTTGTACTTCATTCAGTCCCTCGTTGGACTTTTTCTGCACCTCTTTGAGTGTTGGGGGTGGAGACTTAGCCACTTCGTCAGTTTGGCGTTGCGTTTCTAGAAGTTGCGTAGTACCTTCCGTTGTTTCACTTTGGTAACTTTCAATGGCAAAAGCTGGAATGGCACTAGATATAAATAACAACGCACAGGTAAAGGCTATAATCACAAACTTGAATGGATTTAGAACGGAGCTTAAAATTTTCATTGTTAATCCTCAATCACATTTTACAAAATTCATAACTTAATTTTCTTGATAGAATTTTGTTGAATTAAAAAATAGTTTCTATCTATTTTGATAAAGTTATGATTGTTTAGACTATGTTAAAAAATCCTGCTATTTTCCTATATGATTTAAATAGGTAAATAATAAATTAATTCTGTTTCAGGATTGTTAATTAACAGAGTTTCCGCAATGGTTCTATTTTTACTGAGAAAAAGATATTAAAAATCGACCCAGAGAAGGAAATTTAGTGTTTTCATCTAAAAAATAAAATCATTCTTGTGATATATCGACTGAATAGATTTAACTATTTTGTGACGAAAAGTGTAACTTTAAAGAAGTGAAAATCAATAATTCTCTATTACTTTAGGTAGAGGTTTTGTTTCAGTAAAATCACGGCAAGAATTTATTGATACTACTTAGTATATACTCAGTAGAAGACTAGGAACACTTATAGGATTTTTGATTAATTTCATGATATTTTTAAGAGGAAACCGCGATCGCCTCTAATCTGTTTTACGCGAATGCGCTGATGATTTAGTATCCCATCTTCATAAATTCCGCAAAAACACGGTTACGCTAGTTTGTGCTTTTGATCAACACTGCAATCATCAAGTTTATGAGGGTACAGTCATGATTAGCCCTGTAACTAACTTCATCCGATGCAATGTAGAAAAAGCTAAAGAAGTAGGTCTCAAGTGGGAAAATGCTTCATCTAGCGAACTGAGAGTTTATTGTTTAGAAATTCTCTCAGAAATTGGATGTAGCGATACAGAACTCCCGGATAACTTACAAACACGGGAACAACAATTAAATTTTATTACAGGTTTTGCATCTTTTGCTTTTGGGGAGGTGCAAAATGTCCAAAGCTGTAATTGAAGATATTTTTTACGATCCCGAATCGTCAGAAGAGACTACTTTTCCCGCAACCGATAAAGATTTATTGCTTCTGACGCAAAAGCTTTGCGATGAAGAAGTTCCCACCAAGGTTTTCTTTCAGGCGATCGCGATCGCTGCTTACGATGGTGAGGCTGCTTTCCGTTATGCTGATAATTATCTAACTAGCGTTAAACATAAGCGTAAGGGTAAGCGGAAAAATGTAGTTTTGTTAAGACAATCGTTGTTTAGTTTTAGCCAAAATTGATTACTTACTATTCACCAAAAAGTTACAGTTGTAGGTTTTTCACACCACGGCGAATTTAATTCCCATTCAAAATTTAAAATTGTTTTTGTTACATTTATTTGAATTGTTTGTAAAAAACCTACACACATACCAACTCCCTGCAAACCTCTGCATCTAATTCAGACTAATTACCGAGAAACTCTGACACATGATTCTCCACCAGAAGGAGGATCAGCAAAAACTGCTAAGGTATGATATTCCGGTGCTTCATCTCCATAGAGAACTCTAAAAGTATATAGTTTTGGTTGACCTTGAGCATCGGTAATTACTGTCAAAAGTGTATTATTCGTGTTGGGCAATCCGGGAATTTTCAGTTTGGGAATGCGTCGCAGTTGAATGACATTAGCTCCTGAGTTTTTACAATCTCCTGTAGCACCACTTTCTTGACCAAACTGCATACACATAGGGCCATCAAAGTCCAATATCACCTGTGATGGGTCGTTGAGCCAGACTTTTCTAATAGTTTCGCCTGCGGGGATAAAGCTTAAGTTTGTTCCTTGTTGATACCAAACTTTGATAGTTGGTACAACTCCGCTTAAACCTTGGGCTTGACAGGAAAAAATTGAGCGAAGAACAGCATTATTAGCTGTAGCCCGACCTGCCAATAATAAGATTGCACCTGCAAATATAAGAGAAACACAGTTACCGAAATGACGATGTAACCGGGTATTCGGTAAGGAAAGAGGTTGCATAAACTTGCATTCTTTCATAATTAAAATTGCATTGATTGGTTAACGTATATTTCAACTTCAGTTCCAGCCGATAGTAGCCAAATGTTGCTTTGTTGTTGCGTCATTTGGGCTATTGCTTGTTGATTGCGCTGGGAAATTTGGGGAACGACGGAGCTTAAACCACCTTCGAGTACCCCAGCCCAAATATTTCTGCGGTTGGAGTCGTTGGTGACAACGGTACTACCACCGTTAACAGTGACTTGGGAATCGGTGCGATTATACAACTCTGCGGCTTTGGCAATCCCACCTAACACAAATAATCCTGCATCCATTGAGGCGATTGATGAGCTGCGATTGGGATATTGCTGTGCTACCAGGGGACGACCTCCAGACGCACGGATGAGGAGCGCGTTTTCGGGTACATCTCTTTCTGTGAGGTTGCCGTTATCTGGGATGATGACTTTGACTATCTTCAGCTGGACTAAACCCTGTTCAGAAATCGAGCTGACTTGGATTAATAACTCAGTTTTAGCAGGTAAAGCGATCGCGCCATCTCCGTCTTTAAGTGCTTCTCGCAACTGCACAACAAACAAGTTGGGATTGTCGTTATTATTCTCATTACCTCTACCTCTAGTATTTTCACCAAACACAGCCGTTGCGAGAACAGCTTTGGCACTAGTTCCTACCTTGAGAGATTTAGGAGCTTGATATCTTGCTTGACTGATGACTGGGGCTGTTCTTTGTGGTGGTTGGGATATATTCGGATTAACATTCTGGGGTGGATAGCTATTATTTTCCGGTGGTGGAACAGCAGCCGTTACTCTAGGTACATCACCAATATTTACCTCACCATAACTACCCAACTTGGCTAACCTTGACCATTCTTCAAAGGGGTTGGGTGTCGGTGGTGCAGCCGTTGGTTGAACTGGGGGTGGTGGTAGCTGGGGAATAGCTGCATTGGCTACAGGGATAGGTGGCGGTAGATAGGGGTTAGCTGCAACTCGCTCAACTATGACGGTGCGTGGTGCAGGCTGCGCCGATAATCTGTCAGTTGTTGCACTAGGGTTATTTTGTGCCGTCGGGGTGACAGTTGGACGTGCAGAGGGTGAGGTGGCATTTCTCAGGTTTTGTTGTGCAGTCTTCACCGCCTGAGCTTGTTCAGCCAGAGCTAATTTAGTCTTGAGAGTTTCTACTTCTTGCTGTAGGTTTGCTTCTGGAGATAAATTAGCAACTGGTGATGGCGTTGGCGACGCAACTATAGGTTTTGGCTTTTGATTGCTACCGCTCATCATTTGCGATAAAAACAACCCAGCTACTACCACTATAGTTAAGGTAGCCGTACCGACTAAGGCTAATTTGGCAAAGGGGTTAGAGGCTAGGGGTTGTTCTGTTTGAGCTTCTGGTGGTGTAACAGGGGATACTTCATCTACAAAAGATTGACGATTAACATCAACAGATTCTTCTTCCAAACCAACCAACTGCGCCATCTTTGATTCCCAATCATCTAATTGGTAATCCTCAGTGGTTAAAGGGGTGAGTGGTTTCGTGGGTGTTTCGGAAATAGCAGAATAGGGAGTCATAGTGTAGTGCTTAGTTGGAATTACCTGAACAGTTCTTGTTTTCGAGGTCGCAGACATTGTAAATTTCTAACCGAGCTTCACCCAAACGGTAAGCAGCTAAATGCCAGGGTAGGGGTGTAGGGGGTAGAGAAATTGCTGATTCATCGATAGCTCTGACTAAAACTTGTTTATTAAAGGGAATTGACCTGCCTAAGTTATCAGAATTATTAAAAATTAATTGATTAGACAAAATTTCTACCTTCCATTTTCCTTCACCAATGGGAGTTGGCTGGGAAATTCGCTGGATGATGAATATATGTTGATCACTTCTATTAGTATTGCCAAATTTCTGAGAAAAATTCAAATTATTAATCTCAGATAAAAATTTTGATTGAAAATTACTAGCTAATAACGAAGAACTAGTTTCCCAGATGGTTGCTTGTGGTTGTTTGGATGACCACGTGAGCATCAGGGTCATAGTTTCACCCACAAAGCGGCGAATTGTTTCTGGATGACGCTCCACACTTGATTTTGGGTCTACTGTAATCGCATTACCGTTGACAAGTTGTACTAAACTGCGTGGTGTTAATCGCTGATTTAATAGCTCTAACATCGACCCGTGAAACATCAACAACATTAAAGTAAACAGGTGTAACCCAAATGTGCCGACAGCCAACATAGGGAGAATACTACTTTTTCTAGTTTCAGATTTCAGTAATTGCATAATAAGCGTGACCAGAGAATAGAATCATGCTGTCTTACTCTGTGCCTCCGTGTCTCTGTGGTTAAATCTTTCCACCACAGAGGCACATTCGCGGAGCGTCCCGCAGGGAAGACACAGAGAAAAAATAGTCTTGAATTTATTTAATGAAACTATCATTTGTACATGGATTTGATTGATTTGTATCTCCATTGTTATAGTTATCTATTAAACATAAATTCCGAATTTCATAAATTTCTAATTTATCAGTGCGACTACTATAAATGGCTTTTTGCAAGTCGGTACTATTTTCCGCTAAGGGATAGGGAAAATAATCTACTGCACGTACCAATAAGTCTTTATTAAACGGAGTAATTAATCTTTGACCATCAGCTTGTTTTTTTTGGATTAAATCGGCTACCATGCCTACGCGCCACTGACCGGGTGAGATTTGTACAGGGGGATAAACTCGCTTGATGATTAGTTGTGCGGTCATGGCTTGGTTGGGGTTACTAGCAAAAACCTCTGGTGGAGTCATGTCAGCTAATACGCTTAAAAAACCTTTGCGAAAATCTTCAGAAATGGCGAAACTTGCTACCCAACTGCTAGTAGTAACTTTCTGGCTACCGCCGGTTGGTGTTCTGACTAAAATTCCCGCGTCGGTTTTGGGTTTGGCGACTTCTTCAATGGTTTGTGGGGGTAGAGTTCCCGACCAATTAAACATTGACATCATCGTTTTACTCACAAACTGACGAATAGCTTGGGGGTCTCTGGCTAATTCATCAATATTATTAATCGGTTGACCATCAATTGTCTGCACAAAAGTAGGGGGTTTTCGCAGGCTCAATTGGCGGATATTCAACCCTTGTACTATGAAAATTAATAATACTAAGAAGTGTAACCCGAAAGTAGCGATCGCAAATATTGTTAAAGCACTGATTTTTTGTTCTTTTTTTCTCGTCAACAAATTAGCCATCGCTAATTCACCCCCGTATTTTTATATTCTGTCTCTCACTAATTCCGATGAATTACTAATAGCATTAAATACTGACATTCCCCCTAAACCAGCTAAAATTAAAGATAATAGTGGTGCTAAAATGCCCAAAAAGATGATAAACCACATTAAATCAGGATTGGCATTTGGGTCTTGTGCTGGGCCATTCATGATGACTGCGGCAGTTAAAACGGCAATAATGTTAAAGGATATTTTGGCAATTCCCGCCGCTAAAAATCCTGTCACCCAAGCGAAAATCGGTTTACCAGCTACAGGTAACAAAGAACCACCTACAGCTAAAGGGCCTAATGCTGCTATTAACAACATGGTGGCTTCAATTAAGTTTTGAAAGGCATATTGCAAAGAGATGAGAAAGTTTTTAATTGTGGTTTGAGCGGTATTACCCAACAAGGAATTAAAGTTAGTTTCGGTAACAATTCCTGTGCCGAATCTAATCTGATTAACTTGATTTTCTAGTCTATTAATCCAGGTTTGATTACCATATAAATTTCTATATTCCCGCCAGAGGTTATCAATTCTTTCGCTGGCTTTGGTTAAGCATTGGCTTTGTTGTTCTCCCGTGAGTGACTGACAAGGACGTAGTAATGAACCAGCTACTTCTTCGGCTACACTCATATTTAATGCTTGCTGATAAACTTGATTGGCATTGGCTGTAGTGATAACTTGCTGGTTGACTGTATTAATGAAGTTTCTCATGCCTAATGTCAAGTTTGAAAGAATGCTACCATTACCAGGATTACTGAGTAAAACTACGACGATAAAAGGCCAGACAAGTGCTGATATGGGACGGGAATATTCACTGTGAATTACGTCTTTTAGCCATTGCATCATGAAAAATAAAAGTGTGCCAACGGCGAAGAATACACCTAGGTTGGTTAATGCTCCATAGAGGTTGTTATTGGTATTATTTTGGAGTAGGTCTAGCCATTGATTGTCCCAGCTTTCGGCTAGGCGGCGCGCTGTTGTTGCACCGCTATTTAGGGTGTCGGTGATGCCAATTTCGGCTAGGATTTGTTTCGCGCAAAGGCGCAAAGGCGCAAAGGTAGTCATACATATTAATTCTCTGGTTTTGTACCAAATAATTCTATCTGGGAGGTGGTGCGTAATAGTCTGGATGCTTCTGTGGCTGAATCTAATCTCCTCGCTCGATTTGATTCTTCTATTTGTTGGGAAATGTTGGCTAAGTTTAAATTGGAGTATTGAATAAATTGATTAGTTTGCAAAGTTTGGGCTAAGTTTTCAGCTATTATTTTTGATTGTTCACTCTGGATTTTAATACTTTGAAGCTGCAAGTTGGACTCTCCTCTTTTGGCAACGGTTTCTGCAACACCAGGAGGTAAATTATTGACAATTAGATCGAATATACTATTGGATTCATTATTAATATTAGTAATATTCTCTATGGTGCGTTCAGTATTTTCTAGTTTATTTTTTGTTCTGATTTGGGCATCTCTCCCTAAAACACCTACTACTGAACTACGAGTTATTACTCGATTAATTTCGTTGTTGACTGAATTAGAATGTACTGCTTGATTATTCTCAAATTTATCAGGGATAGAATTAAAGAATAAAATACCTTGACGGGCTTGCTTTCCTGCATCTATGGGATTA from Nostoc sp. UHCC 0870 includes these protein-coding regions:
- a CDS encoding TrbI/VirB10 family protein, whose translation is MTPYSAISETPTKPLTPLTTEDYQLDDWESKMAQLVGLEEESVDVNRQSFVDEVSPVTPPEAQTEQPLASNPFAKLALVGTATLTIVVVAGLFLSQMMSGSNQKPKPIVASPTPSPVANLSPEANLQQEVETLKTKLALAEQAQAVKTAQQNLRNATSPSARPTVTPTAQNNPSATTDRLSAQPAPRTVIVERVAANPYLPPPIPVANAAIPQLPPPPVQPTAAPPTPNPFEEWSRLAKLGSYGEVNIGDVPRVTAAVPPPENNSYPPQNVNPNISQPPQRTAPVISQARYQAPKSLKVGTSAKAVLATAVFGENTRGRGNENNNDNPNLFVVQLREALKDGDGAIALPAKTELLIQVSSISEQGLVQLKIVKVIIPDNGNLTERDVPENALLIRASGGRPLVAQQYPNRSSSIASMDAGLFVLGGIAKAAELYNRTDSQVTVNGGSTVVTNDSNRRNIWAGVLEGGLSSVVPQISQRNQQAIAQMTQQQSNIWLLSAGTEVEIYVNQSMQF